In a genomic window of bacterium:
- a CDS encoding nucleotidyltransferase domain-containing protein produces MRLKEKEKQVIIQAVRSIDPEAQVYLFGSRVDESRKGGDIDLLVFSSRMTYGDKLKIKKNIFALLGEQKIDLLVSQDAGNPFVRTALEQGVRLV; encoded by the coding sequence ATGCGCCTGAAAGAAAAAGAGAAACAGGTTATCATTCAAGCTGTTAGATCCATAGACCCCGAAGCCCAGGTTTACCTCTTTGGATCACGAGTCGATGAAAGTCGTAAGGGAGGGGACATAGACCTTTTGGTTTTCTCTAGTAGAATGACATATGGTGACAAGCTCAAGATTAAGAAAAATATTTTTGCCCTCCTTGGGGAGCAGAAAATTGATCTTCTTGTGAGTCAGGATGCAGGCAACCCCTTTGTCCGAACGGCATTAGAACAAGGAGTTCGACTGGTATGA
- a CDS encoding PAS domain-containing protein codes for MDKQKEKKTMNIVIVGAGRGEKTSVIGGAQLIELLKDEPYIHILGVADLDENAPGIELARRLNIPTSTDFYDFLNLPNLNVVFNATGLFEVEQNLFKAKPAGIEIMGGWSTKLMEDLLKEREDKLSLVPRQFLGDILRDFASEVNLSEIAMVKAGERFAERVDGDLKDYLTIFKSQGLGELNLLKVDRKNFELIFTGSGLIESYNESKYPQDNFTRGYLARAVSRVSRAPMGCEEMECQARGDELCRFVVYPTQPIDSLNLTRGTGEKKVSVETILDCIPDGIFTTNKWMIITSFNKAAERITGIPAEEAIGMPCRKIFKSELCGTLQCELKRAIENQEDVIDESTTMEVKGIRVPITSSTSLLRDETGKVVGGVKTFRKR; via the coding sequence ATGGATAAGCAAAAAGAGAAAAAGACAATGAACATAGTCATAGTCGGAGCCGGAAGAGGTGAAAAAACCAGCGTTATTGGCGGAGCCCAACTCATAGAGTTACTTAAAGATGAGCCATATATACATATCCTGGGGGTTGCTGATCTGGATGAAAATGCCCCAGGAATAGAATTGGCCCGAAGGCTCAATATCCCGACCTCCACGGATTTCTATGATTTTCTGAACCTTCCTAACTTGAATGTCGTATTTAATGCCACCGGGCTTTTCGAAGTAGAACAAAATCTTTTTAAAGCCAAGCCGGCAGGTATAGAGATCATGGGTGGCTGGAGCACAAAGTTGATGGAAGACCTGCTCAAGGAAAGGGAAGATAAATTATCTTTAGTTCCGAGACAGTTTCTGGGTGACATCTTAAGAGATTTTGCCTCCGAGGTCAACCTGTCAGAAATAGCTATGGTCAAAGCCGGCGAGAGATTTGCCGAGCGGGTAGATGGTGATTTAAAGGATTATTTAACTATCTTTAAAAGCCAGGGGCTGGGTGAACTTAATTTGCTTAAGGTAGACCGGAAAAATTTTGAACTTATCTTTACCGGTTCCGGTTTGATCGAGAGTTATAACGAAAGCAAGTATCCTCAGGATAATTTCACCCGAGGATATCTGGCCCGGGCCGTATCCAGGGTCAGCCGGGCCCCTATGGGTTGTGAAGAGATGGAATGTCAGGCCCGGGGAGATGAGCTTTGCCGATTTGTGGTTTATCCCACCCAACCGATAGACTCTCTGAATTTGACCCGGGGGACGGGTGAGAAAAAGGTTTCGGTGGAGACCATTCTTGACTGTATCCCCGATGGTATATTTACCACTAATAAATGGATGATTATCACCAGTTTTAATAAAGCAGCCGAGAGAATAACCGGCATACCGGCCGAAGAAGCTATTGGTATGCCCTGCCGGAAGATATTTAAAAGCGAGCTGTGCGGAACCTTGCAATGTGAGTTGAAACGGGCTATTGAGAACCAGGAGGATGTGATCGATGAGTCGACCACGATGGAGGTAAAGGGTATACGGGTGCCTATTACTTCCAGCACTTCTCTGCTTCGGGATGAAACCGGCAAGGTGGTCGGGGGAGTAAAGACTTTCCGGAAAAGGTAA